In Kordia antarctica, the following proteins share a genomic window:
- a CDS encoding tetratricopeptide repeat-containing sensor histidine kinase: MNLLNKCSVIIIIFFTQVCISQDTDYSEIQLLIDKSRNRNIDIKERKEAIQNAYELVLNKSNDSSKSKYLHSISKTYLSLRDSINFKKTYKLGLSIAEKVNDSSSIANHYWNLGIYYIRNDQKDSAFFFYNSSKKIFEKITPNDINVGLLLNNMARIQKDMKNYTGSEVTTAKAIEIFKPLKDYNQLYNCYNNLGIIYNNLEGFDRAIEYHNLALDYSKKINKKSTKEAITLNNLGIVYRNLNNHEIAINKYQEALSHDSLFFKNPKLYATLTDNLAYSKFKLNDTTELPNLFYRALKIRDSLEIPVGIVINKIHLSEYYLSQKDTVKSFDFSSEAMDLAKKIKSYDHLLDVYKLLAKIKPKEDTYYLNSYIHLNDSLIKQDRLIRNKFTLIEFETEEVKTKNKRLSNQITWVVGISTALIFFGFLIYIINQQRTRNKELEMERQQQRANEEIYNLMIGQQDQIEEGRKREKERISLELHDGILGRLFGTRLSLGSLNAKDDTSSKKSREQYINELQSIEEEVRNISHELGADNFNSTTSYNTMIANLLEEQSKITNFKYQIEDDNRIVWTDIPGHIKINIYRIIQESIHNINKYAQAENVILDFKKNDEHIILTVKDDGVGFDQEKKSNGIGLKNMKSRVDLLYGQFIINSIPGKGTSISVDVPMTKNLT; the protein is encoded by the coding sequence TTGAATTTACTAAATAAGTGTAGTGTAATTATAATTATTTTTTTTACTCAAGTTTGTATTTCTCAAGATACAGATTACAGTGAAATACAACTTCTTATTGATAAATCAAGAAATAGAAATATCGATATTAAAGAAAGAAAAGAAGCTATTCAAAATGCATATGAATTAGTCTTAAATAAAAGTAATGATTCATCAAAGAGTAAATATTTGCATAGTATTTCGAAAACATATCTTAGTTTAAGAGATTCTATAAATTTCAAAAAAACGTATAAATTAGGCTTATCTATTGCGGAAAAAGTTAATGATTCTTCTTCTATTGCAAATCATTATTGGAATCTAGGAATTTATTATATTAGGAATGATCAAAAAGATAGTGCATTTTTCTTTTATAATTCATCAAAAAAGATTTTTGAAAAAATTACACCAAATGATATCAATGTTGGTTTACTTCTCAATAATATGGCTCGTATTCAAAAAGATATGAAAAATTATACTGGAAGTGAAGTTACAACGGCAAAAGCTATAGAGATTTTTAAGCCTTTAAAGGATTACAATCAATTATATAATTGTTACAATAATTTAGGGATTATTTATAACAATTTAGAAGGTTTTGATAGAGCTATAGAATATCATAATTTAGCACTTGACTATTCAAAAAAAATCAATAAAAAAAGTACAAAAGAAGCTATTACATTAAATAATTTAGGGATCGTTTATAGAAATTTAAACAATCACGAAATAGCTATTAATAAATATCAAGAGGCTTTATCTCATGACAGTTTATTTTTTAAAAACCCTAAACTATATGCTACTTTGACCGATAATTTAGCATATTCAAAATTCAAATTGAATGATACTACAGAATTACCAAATTTATTTTATAGAGCATTAAAAATAAGAGATAGTTTAGAAATACCTGTTGGAATTGTAATTAATAAAATTCACCTCTCTGAATATTATTTATCACAAAAGGATACAGTGAAAAGTTTTGACTTTTCTTCAGAAGCAATGGATTTAGCTAAAAAAATAAAATCATACGATCACTTATTAGATGTTTACAAATTATTAGCCAAAATAAAGCCGAAAGAAGACACATATTATTTAAATTCATATATCCACCTAAACGATAGTTTAATAAAACAAGACCGTTTAATTCGTAACAAGTTTACACTCATCGAATTTGAAACAGAGGAAGTTAAAACTAAAAATAAGAGACTTAGCAACCAAATTACTTGGGTAGTAGGCATTTCAACAGCACTTATTTTCTTTGGTTTTCTTATTTATATCATAAATCAGCAACGAACACGCAATAAAGAACTCGAAATGGAACGTCAACAGCAACGTGCCAACGAAGAGATTTATAACTTAATGATTGGTCAACAAGATCAGATTGAAGAAGGAAGAAAACGCGAAAAAGAACGCATTTCATTAGAATTACACGACGGAATTCTTGGCAGGTTGTTCGGAACACGACTTAGTTTAGGAAGTTTAAATGCAAAAGATGATACGAGTTCTAAAAAGTCTAGAGAGCAGTATATCAATGAACTTCAAAGTATTGAAGAAGAAGTAAGAAATATTTCGCACGAATTAGGTGCCGATAATTTCAACTCTACGACGAGTTATAATACAATGATCGCAAATCTTTTGGAAGAACAGTCGAAAATAACTAACTTTAAATACCAAATTGAAGATGACAATCGTATTGTTTGGACAGATATTCCTGGACATATTAAGATAAATATTTATCGTATTATACAAGAGTCCATCCATAATATAAATAAATATGCGCAAGCAGAAAACGTAATACTAGATTTTAAAAAGAATGATGAACATATTATTCTTACCGTTAAAGATGATGGCGTTGGTTTTGACCAAGAGAAAAAAAGCAACGGTATAGGACTTAAAAATATGAAATCAAGAGTAGATTTACTTTATGGACAATTTATAATAAATTCAATTCCAGGTAAAGGAACTTCTATCAGTGTTGACGTTCCAATGACGAAGAACTTAACCTAA
- a CDS encoding response regulator: MNKDIKVLIVDDHPMIIEGYKNALLGINSDEMTLRIDTADSCDGAYTKIKNSSTGTPYDVIFLDIKLPPSADGKIISGEDLGIKVKELLPDTKVVILTMFNNNFRIHNILKNINPDGFLVKSDVTSDELMRAFQVVLTDPPYYSHTVTKLLRTRIINEVVLDDIDRNILFHLSKGIKTKNLTEYIPLSLAAIEKRKRHLKEVFDVEKKGDESLLEQARNTGFL; this comes from the coding sequence ATGAATAAAGATATTAAAGTACTAATTGTCGACGATCATCCAATGATCATTGAAGGCTATAAAAATGCATTACTAGGCATTAATTCTGATGAAATGACCTTGCGAATTGACACAGCAGATAGTTGTGACGGCGCATATACCAAAATAAAGAACTCGTCTACTGGAACACCATACGATGTTATTTTTTTAGATATAAAATTACCGCCTTCTGCTGATGGGAAAATCATTTCCGGAGAAGATTTAGGAATAAAAGTAAAAGAGTTACTTCCTGATACAAAAGTAGTTATATTAACTATGTTCAATAATAACTTTAGGATTCACAATATTCTGAAAAATATAAATCCTGATGGTTTTCTAGTGAAAAGTGATGTAACTTCTGATGAGTTAATGCGTGCTTTTCAAGTCGTATTAACCGATCCACCATATTACAGTCATACTGTAACAAAATTATTACGTACCCGAATTATTAATGAAGTTGTACTAGATGATATAGATAGAAACATCCTATTTCATCTTTCAAAAGGAATTAAAACAAAAAACTTAACAGAATATATTCCATTGTCACTCGCCGCGATTGAAAAACGTAAACGTCATTTAAAAGAAGTATTTGATGTAGAAAAGAAAGGTGACGAATCACTATTAGAACAAGCCAGAAACACAGGTTTTCTGTAA